The Desulfobulbus propionicus DSM 2032 DNA segment AACAATCATGGGTTTTGTTGACGAAGCGAAATTTTTTGTCAAGGCCGGCGACGGCGGCAACGGGTGCGTCAGTTTCCGTCGGGAAAAGTATGTGCCCAAAGGCGGTCCCAATGGCGGCGACGGCGGCAAGGGGGGCGATGTCTTCCTGGTGGCGGACCGCAACCTACGCTCGCTGATCGATTTTCGCTACCGTTCCCATTTCAAGGCCGAGTCCGGCCTTGGCGGCCAGGGCAGCGACAAGCACGGCCGCGGCGGCAAGGATTCGATCATTCGGGTGCCGGTCGGATCGGTGATCAAGGATGCCGAGACCGGCACGGTTCTGGCCGACCTGATCGAACCCGGGCAGGTCTTTCTCGCCGCCGAAGGCGGCCGGGGCGGATTGGGCAACGCCCGTTTCGCCACCTCGACCAACCGGGCGCCGCGCAAGGCTACCCCCGGCCAGCCGGGCGAAGAACGCTGGCTGGTGATCGAACTGAAACTGCTGGCCGATGTCGGCCTGATCGGCCTGCCCAACGCCGGCAAATCGACCCTGCTGTCCAAACTGTCGGCCGCCAATCCGAAAATCGCCGCCTATCCGTTCACCACCCTGGAGCCGCAGCTGGGCGTGCTGCACCTCAAGTACAGCGAGCCGTGCATCATCGCCGATATTCCGGGGCTGATCGAAGGCGCCCATCAGGGGGTGGGCTTGGGGCATCAGTTCCTCCGTCACATCGAACGGACCTCCATTCTGCTGCACCTGATCGATGCCTCCACCGAGGCGGAGCAACCGTTGCAGGACTACCAGGTGCTGGCCCGGGAATTGGCGGCCTACAAACAGGAGCTGCTCGACCGCACCCACCTGATCGTGCTCAACAAGATCGATCTGATCGACGGGGAACGGTTGGCCGAGGTGAAGGAGCTGTTTGCCGCGGTCCATCTGCCGGTGCAGGTTATCTCGGCCGAGACCGGCGAGGGGCTGGAATCGTTGAAGGCACTGCTCGGTGATCTGCTGGAGGAGCAGCGCGCAGAGGTGGGTCATGACCTTTCAGGTGAATAAGGACGACGGCCTGTTTTACCGTCAAACCCTTTTTGACCAGGCCAAACGGGTGGTGATCAAGGTCGGCAGCGCCGTCCTCACCGACGAGAATGGTCTGGATCTCAACATCATCGGCAATATTGCCCGCCAGGTTTCCTTCCTTCAGTCCACCGGCCGTCAGGTGATCCTGGTCAGCTCCGGGGCGGTCGCCGCCGGCCGCAAACGGCTCGGCGTGGTCAAGACGGCGCACGAGGAGCTCAGGGTCAAGCAGGCCTTGGCCGCCACCGGGCAAGGGCTGTTGATGCAGGCCTACGAGCAGGCCTTTGCCGACTTTAACCAGCCGGTGGCCCAGGTGCTGCTCACCCATGCCGACCTGTCCCACCGGGGCCGCTATCTCAATGTCCGCAATACCATCCTCACCCTGTTTGAGTTCGGGGTGGTGCCGATCATCAACGAGAACGACACGGTTTCCGCCGAAG contains these protein-coding regions:
- the obgE gene encoding GTPase ObgE, translated to MGFVDEAKFFVKAGDGGNGCVSFRREKYVPKGGPNGGDGGKGGDVFLVADRNLRSLIDFRYRSHFKAESGLGGQGSDKHGRGGKDSIIRVPVGSVIKDAETGTVLADLIEPGQVFLAAEGGRGGLGNARFATSTNRAPRKATPGQPGEERWLVIELKLLADVGLIGLPNAGKSTLLSKLSAANPKIAAYPFTTLEPQLGVLHLKYSEPCIIADIPGLIEGAHQGVGLGHQFLRHIERTSILLHLIDASTEAEQPLQDYQVLARELAAYKQELLDRTHLIVLNKIDLIDGERLAEVKELFAAVHLPVQVISAETGEGLESLKALLGDLLEEQRAEVGHDLSGE